A region of Lepeophtheirus salmonis chromosome 13, UVic_Lsal_1.4, whole genome shotgun sequence DNA encodes the following proteins:
- the LOC121128407 gene encoding uncharacterized protein, with translation MENKGFPQLHSKAIKNIIFNPTSIIDIEGDSKVELQRGMRQGDSISPSLFSLAVRTLQRKMRTALKGMVLGNRKLMNLFFADDWTVILRRGKSEEESATLDTLLKEYGRKSRLVIKDEKVIDKL, from the coding sequence ATGGAAAATAAAGGATTTCCACAATTACATTccaaagcaattaaaaatataatattcaaccCAACATCAATAATTGATATCGAAGGAGACTCCAAGGTAGAATTGCAAAGAGGAATGCGTCAAGGGGATTCCATAAGTCCTAGTCTCTTTTCGTTGGCAGTGAGAACCCTACAAAGAAAAATGAGAACAGCATTAAAGGGAATGGTATTGGGAAACAGGAAGTTAATGAACCTGTTTTTTGCAGACGATTGGACGGTTATACTAAGAAGAGGCAAATCCGAGGAAGAAAGTGCTACCCTGGATACGCTCCTGAAAGAATATGGAAGAAAGTCGAGATTAGTAATCAAAgatgaaaaagttattgacaaactctaa